GCTGGCGCTGCGACGGGCGGCCGGGGACCGCGCGTCGGCCCACGCTCCCTACCTGCTCGTGCACGGCCTGGCGAGCAACGCGCGGGTCTGGGACGGCGTCACCCGTCGGCTGGCCGAGGCCGGTCGCGAGGTAGCAGCCGTCGACCTGCGCGGCCACGGCCGCTCCGCCGTGCCCGACGACGGCTACGACACCGCGACGGCCGCGGCCGACGTCGCGGCGCTGTGCGAGGCGCTCGGGTGGGTCGCTGAGCGCTCGCCGGTGGTCGCCGGGCAGTCCTGGGGTGGCAACGTCGTCCTCACCCTCGCCGCGCGGCACGGCAGCGCGCGGGGCATCGCCCTCGTCGACGGCGGGTGGCTGCACCTGGGGTCGCGCTTCGAGACCTTCGAGGAGTGCTGGAGCGTGCTGGCGCCGCCGCGCTTCGACGGCATGCGCTTCGCCGACCTCGCCCAGCGCCTCCGGACGGCGCACGCTGACTGGCCGGGCGAGGGCGTCGACGGCACGCTGGAGAACCTCGTGGAGCTGCCCGACGGCGGGGTGCGCGCTCGCCTCGACCGCGACCACCACCGCTCGATCGTCCACTCGTTGTGGGCCGACGACCCACGTGAGCTGTATCCCCTGGTGCGCGTGCCGACGCTGCTGATGCCGGCCAGCGGACCGCCCGGACCCATTGCGCTGCAGACGTTCCAGCGCGCGGTGCCGCACTCCACCGTGAGCTGGTACGCGGGGGCCGACCACGACCTGCACGCCCAGCACCCGCAGCGCGTCACGGCCGACCTGCTGCGACTCGAGACCACGACGAGGGAGGCCACTGCGTGAGCGCGCTGGTGATCATGGGTTCGGGCGAGACCGCACCCACGCTGGTGCCGGTGCACCGCGAGATCTTCGAGGCCACCGAGCGCGCCGTGGGCAGCGTGCGGGCAGCGCTCGTCGACACGCCGTTCGGCTTCCAGATGAACGCCGACGAGCTCGTGTCGCGCACCCTCGCGTACTTCGCCCAGAGCGTGGGCCGCGAGGTCGAGGTGGCGACCTGGCGCAGCCGCGAGGCGCCGCTCGTCGAGCGCGAGCAGGCGCTGGCGCTGCTGAGCCGCGCCACGTGGGCGTTCAGCGGGCCCGGCAGCCCGTCGTACGCGCTGCGCCAGTGGCATGACACGGCCCTGCCCGACACGCTCGCGGAGGTCGTCGAGCGCGGCGGCACCCTGGTGCTCGGCAGCGCGGCCGCCGTCACCACGGGCAGCCACGCGATCCCCGTGTACGAGATCTACAAGGCCGGTGAGCCCCCGCGCTGGCTGCCGGGCCTCGACCTGCTGCGCCGGCTCACGGGGCTGCAGGCCGCGGTGGTGCCGCACTACGACAACGCCGAGGGCGGCACC
This is a stretch of genomic DNA from Angustibacter sp. Root456. It encodes these proteins:
- a CDS encoding alpha/beta fold hydrolase, with product MTITDDRVRLPSGVELALRRAAGDRASAHAPYLLVHGLASNARVWDGVTRRLAEAGREVAAVDLRGHGRSAVPDDGYDTATAAADVAALCEALGWVAERSPVVAGQSWGGNVVLTLAARHGSARGIALVDGGWLHLGSRFETFEECWSVLAPPRFDGMRFADLAQRLRTAHADWPGEGVDGTLENLVELPDGGVRARLDRDHHRSIVHSLWADDPRELYPLVRVPTLLMPASGPPGPIALQTFQRAVPHSTVSWYAGADHDLHAQHPQRVTADLLRLETTTREATA